The region CAGCGCCCGGAAAGTTTAAACAATTTTTTCGGTCGCAAAAACAATTGAATCTTAATTTTTCTGCCCTAGCCGGAGCCTCGACGGTCCCATGGATCTCGGTTTCGTCTGCCGTATTCTTAGAAAAGACTAAGAACGTATGCAGGATTCCTGCGGCCAAAAATAGGGAATTCAACCAGTGAAAAGTTGATAATTTCATCCCATGGGCAGTTAAGGGAAAAGATAGGGCCATAAATGCCCGATTTTCGCCAGCCCTGGGGCAAGCCATTATGATGGAAGCCAGCCCTTCTCCACCAGCATTCGGAGGACAATATGTCAGCAATAACGGCCCAGGAACTGGAAGCACAAATGCCCGATGCCACTAAGTTATTGAGTGATGAACCGGAGATGGAAAGTTCTTTGCACTATATGCAACTGCTCTTGTTGGTCACTAGTCTGGAGTGGGCGTGGCGTCGGAGGGATGATTTTTTCATTGGTGCTAACCTAACCATTTACTTCAGTCGGCAACAACTCAAACAGCGGGACTTTCGGGGCCCCGATTTTTTTCTGGTGAAAAATACCACTGGGCACCCCCGTAGTTCCTGGGTGGTGTGGGAAGAGGACGGCCGCTATCCAGACTTGATTATTGAATTACTTTCCGAATCCACTGCGAAGGTGGATAGAACCACTAAACTGGATCTTTATGCCACCAGGTTCCACACCCCTGAATATTTTTATTTTTCCCCTGAAACCTTGGAATTTGCCGGTTTTAGGTTAAATTTCAACCAATACTCCCCAATTATACCCAATGAACAGGGTTGGCTATGGAGTGAGGCGTTGGGCTTTTTCCTTGGCATCCACCATGGTCAATTGCGCTATTTTTCGCTGGAGGGAATGTTGGTACCCACCCCCGAGGAGGCGGCCCAACAGGAAATGTTCCGGGCTGACCAAGCCATGGCAAGGGCAGAGCAAGAAACTCAGAGGGCAGATCAAGAAAAATCCAGGGCCGATCGCCTGGCGGCCAAATTAAAGGAGTTGGGGCTAGGCCCCGACGAAGCCTAAGGGCAAAGGAGAAAAAGGCGATCGCCTATAATTGAACCCAGTGTTTAGTGGGCTGTGACACCATGTACCAAAGTTACCCTCCTCTTTCTCCAAGGGAAACGTTACCCACCATGTATGACCTACCGAGCGAAGATCCGGAGGAGCCTGGGTTGCCGGACGAATTCCATTTATTGCAACCGGAACTACTGCGCCAGACTTTCCTGCCTCCGGAGCACGAAGGAGAAGATGTTTTTGCCGCCAGTGACCTTAATCTTTACTACGACCCAAGACATCCCCAATGGTATAAACGGCCGGACTGGTTTGGGGTGTTGGGGGTATCCCGTTTATATGATCAGCGGGACTTGCGCCTCAGTTATGTGATCTGGCAAGAGGGCATTGCCCCCCTGGTGGTGGTGGAATTGCTCTCCCCAGGCACGGAAAAAGAAGACCTGGGGCGGAGTTTGCGAGATGCCAGTCAGCCCCCCAATAAGTGGACGGTGTATGAGCAGATTTTGCGAATTCCCTACTATTTTGTGTTTAATCGCTACACCGATGAGTTACGGGCGTTTGGCCTAGTGCAAGGTATTTACCAACCACTATTGCCTGAGGGACCGGGTATCTGGCTGGAAAAAGCCCAATTGGGACTAGGTCTTTGGCGGGGTGAATATCAGGGTATAGACCGGCTCTGGTTGCGGTGGTATGACGAACAGCATAGTTGGATTCTGACTCCGGCGGAACGGGAAGCCCAACGGGCAGAACGGGAAAAATCCAGGGCAGAACAGGAAAAATCCAGGGCAGAACAGGAAAAATCCAGGGCAGAACAGGAAAAATCCAGGGCAGAACAGGAAGCCCAGAGGGCAGAACGGGAAAAATCCAGAGCAGATCGCCTAGCGGCCAAATTAAGAGAGTTGGGACTGGACCCCGATGAAGCCTAACAATGAACGTTGACCGGGCCCCAGGGCACGAGAAATTTACCGAAAAGTATGAATACTTCCCCCCCAGAACTAATTATTGAAGCAGGACGTACTGAGCGTCAGTATTGGCAGGATCTATGGCGCTATCGGGAGTTGTTTTATACCCTGGCCTGGCGAGACATTGCGGTGCGCTACAAACAAACGGCGATCGGTGTGGCTTGGGCCCTTATTCGACCATTTCTGACCATGGTGGTATTTACGGTGGTATTTGGTAAGTTGGCCAATTTGCCTTCGGAGGGGGTGCCTTACCCCATTCTGGTGTTTGCGGGGATGTTGCCCTGGCAGTTTTTTTCCACTTCCCTCAGTGCGGCTAGCGATAGCCTGATTGCCAATGCCAATTTAATTTCCAAGGTTTATTTTCCTCGGTTGGTGGTGCCCACCAGTGCAGTGGTGACTAGTTTTGTGGATTTTTTAATTGCCGGGATGATTATGCTCGGGCTAATGGCTTGGTATAACTTTCTCCCCAGTTGGCACGTTATTACCCTACCGTTATTTATTTTGATTGCTTTTATGGCTTCCATGGGAGCAGGATTGTGGCTTTGTTCCCTCAATGTCAAGTACCGGGATTTTCGTTACATTGTGCCGTTCATTGTCCAATTTGGTTTGTATATCTCCCCAGTGGGTTTTAGCAGTAATGTGGTGCCGGAAAGGTGGCGGTTGCTCTATTCTATTAACCCAATGGTGAGT is a window of Synechocystis sp. PCC 7338 DNA encoding:
- a CDS encoding ABC transporter permease — its product is MNTSPPELIIEAGRTERQYWQDLWRYRELFYTLAWRDIAVRYKQTAIGVAWALIRPFLTMVVFTVVFGKLANLPSEGVPYPILVFAGMLPWQFFSTSLSAASDSLIANANLISKVYFPRLVVPTSAVVTSFVDFLIAGMIMLGLMAWYNFLPSWHVITLPLFILIAFMASMGAGLWLCSLNVKYRDFRYIVPFIVQFGLYISPVGFSSNVVPERWRLLYSINPMVSVIDGFRWAILGGESTLFLPGFLLSLLLVIVIFVTGILYFRKVERTFADVI
- a CDS encoding Uma2 family endonuclease, with protein sequence MYQSYPPLSPRETLPTMYDLPSEDPEEPGLPDEFHLLQPELLRQTFLPPEHEGEDVFAASDLNLYYDPRHPQWYKRPDWFGVLGVSRLYDQRDLRLSYVIWQEGIAPLVVVELLSPGTEKEDLGRSLRDASQPPNKWTVYEQILRIPYYFVFNRYTDELRAFGLVQGIYQPLLPEGPGIWLEKAQLGLGLWRGEYQGIDRLWLRWYDEQHSWILTPAEREAQRAEREKSRAEQEKSRAEQEKSRAEQEKSRAEQEAQRAEREKSRADRLAAKLRELGLDPDEA
- a CDS encoding Uma2 family endonuclease — translated: MSAITAQELEAQMPDATKLLSDEPEMESSLHYMQLLLLVTSLEWAWRRRDDFFIGANLTIYFSRQQLKQRDFRGPDFFLVKNTTGHPRSSWVVWEEDGRYPDLIIELLSESTAKVDRTTKLDLYATRFHTPEYFYFSPETLEFAGFRLNFNQYSPIIPNEQGWLWSEALGFFLGIHHGQLRYFSLEGMLVPTPEEAAQQEMFRADQAMARAEQETQRADQEKSRADRLAAKLKELGLGPDEA